A single window of Desulfuromonas acetexigens DNA harbors:
- the dapA gene encoding 4-hydroxy-tetrahydrodipicolinate synthase has protein sequence MFKGSMVAIITPFTPDGRVDEEKYRQLIEFQIENGTDVIVPCGTTGESATLDYEEHDRVIQICIEQVNKRVPVIAGTGSNSTTEAIELSLHAKKMGADAVLLVSPYYNKPSQEGLYQHYKKIAESVPLPQILYNVPGRTGMNMEAKTTIRLAEFSNIVAIKEASGNITQSGEILAAAGDKIDVLSGDDFLTLPLMAVGAKGVISVTANIMPKEVKAMVTAIQEGRWDDARGMHLKMLDIHNAMFIESNPVPVKTAASLMGKCGATVRLPLVDMQPHTLETLKSVMKGYGLI, from the coding sequence ATGTTCAAAGGTTCGATGGTCGCCATCATCACCCCCTTCACCCCCGACGGCCGGGTGGATGAAGAAAAATACCGCCAGCTCATTGAGTTCCAGATTGAAAACGGCACCGACGTCATCGTCCCCTGCGGAACGACCGGCGAGTCGGCTACCCTCGACTACGAGGAGCACGACCGGGTCATCCAGATCTGCATCGAGCAGGTGAACAAACGCGTCCCGGTCATCGCCGGCACCGGCTCCAACAGCACCACCGAGGCCATCGAACTTTCCCTGCACGCGAAAAAGATGGGCGCCGACGCCGTGCTGCTGGTTTCGCCCTACTACAACAAGCCCTCCCAGGAAGGCCTGTACCAGCACTACAAGAAGATTGCGGAAAGCGTTCCCCTGCCGCAGATCCTCTATAACGTCCCCGGCCGCACCGGCATGAACATGGAGGCCAAGACCACCATCCGCCTCGCCGAATTTTCCAACATCGTGGCAATCAAGGAAGCCTCGGGGAACATTACCCAATCCGGGGAAATTCTTGCCGCCGCCGGCGACAAGATCGACGTCCTCTCCGGTGACGATTTCCTGACTCTGCCGCTCATGGCCGTCGGCGCCAAAGGAGTGATCTCAGTCACCGCCAACATCATGCCGAAAGAAGTCAAGGCGATGGTTACGGCCATCCAGGAAGGGCGCTGGGACGATGCCCGCGGGATGCACCTGAAGATGCTCGACATCCATAACGCCATGTTCATCGAGTCCAACCCGGTCCCGGTGAAGACCGCCGCCAGCCTCATGGGCAAGTGCGGCGCTACCGTGCGCCTGCCCCTGGTTGACATGCAGCCCCATACCCTGGAAACGCTCAAAAGCGTGATGAAGGGCTACGGGCTGATTTAA
- the argH gene encoding argininosuccinate lyase: MAQNQLWGGRFTQPTDKFVQEFTASIDFDKRMYRYDIQGSIAHCRMLAKQGIIAAEEAKTIVAGLEGILADIEAGNFEFSVALEDIHMNIEARLIERIGPVGGKLHTARSRNDQVALDVRLYLRDELKAILAYLGQLQESLLAQAEQNLAVIMPGYTHLQTAQPVLFAHHMLAYYEMMKRDAGRMMDVAKRLNVLPLGAGALAGTTFPIDREFVAEQLGFDGVTRNSLDSVSDRDFAIEFCAAASILMMHLSRLSEELILWSSADFNFIELTDAFCTGSSIMPQKKNPDVPELVRGKTGRVYGNLISLLTLMKSLPLAYNKDMQEDKEPLFDSIDTVKGSLKIFADMIALMKVKAENMRVAAARGFSTATDVADYCVRKGLPFRQAHEVVGKTVRYCVETGKDIPELSLEEFRRFSPLIENDIYDFVTLEASVNARRATGGTARAAVEREIARARAERRG, encoded by the coding sequence ATGGCGCAAAACCAGCTCTGGGGCGGCCGCTTCACCCAGCCCACCGACAAGTTCGTTCAGGAATTCACCGCCTCCATCGATTTCGACAAGCGCATGTATCGCTACGACATCCAGGGCTCCATCGCTCACTGCCGGATGCTGGCGAAACAGGGAATCATCGCGGCGGAAGAAGCCAAGACCATCGTCGCCGGGCTGGAGGGGATCCTTGCCGACATCGAGGCCGGGAACTTCGAGTTCTCGGTGGCACTGGAAGACATCCACATGAACATCGAGGCGCGGCTCATCGAGCGCATCGGCCCGGTCGGCGGCAAGCTGCACACCGCCCGCTCGCGCAACGATCAGGTCGCCCTTGACGTGCGCCTCTATCTGCGCGACGAACTGAAGGCGATTCTCGCCTACCTGGGCCAGCTACAGGAGTCGCTGCTGGCCCAAGCGGAACAGAACCTCGCGGTCATCATGCCCGGCTACACCCATCTGCAGACCGCCCAGCCGGTCCTCTTCGCCCATCATATGCTCGCCTACTACGAGATGATGAAGCGCGACGCCGGCCGCATGATGGACGTGGCCAAGCGCCTCAACGTCCTGCCCCTCGGCGCCGGGGCGCTGGCCGGGACCACTTTCCCCATCGACCGCGAGTTCGTCGCTGAGCAACTCGGTTTCGACGGGGTGACCCGCAACAGCCTCGACTCCGTCTCCGACCGCGACTTCGCCATCGAGTTCTGCGCCGCCGCCAGTATCCTAATGATGCACCTGTCGCGCCTCTCCGAGGAGCTGATCCTCTGGTCCTCCGCCGACTTCAACTTCATCGAACTGACCGACGCCTTCTGCACCGGCTCATCGATCATGCCGCAGAAGAAGAACCCCGATGTGCCGGAACTGGTGCGGGGCAAGACCGGCCGCGTCTACGGCAACCTGATTTCGCTTTTGACCCTGATGAAATCCCTCCCCCTGGCCTACAACAAGGACATGCAGGAAGACAAGGAGCCGCTCTTCGACTCCATCGACACGGTCAAGGGCTCGCTGAAGATCTTCGCCGACATGATCGCGCTGATGAAGGTCAAGGCCGAGAACATGCGCGTCGCCGCCGCCCGGGGCTTCTCCACTGCCACCGACGTGGCCGACTACTGCGTGCGCAAGGGCCTCCCCTTCCGTCAGGCCCACGAGGTGGTGGGCAAGACGGTGCGCTACTGCGTGGAAACCGGCAAGGACATCCCCGAACTCTCTCTGGAAGAATTCCGCCGCTTCTCTCCGCTGATCGAGAACGACATCTACGACTTCGTCACCCTCGAAGCTTCGGTCAACGCCCGCCGTGCTACCGGCGGCACCGCCCGCGCCGCGGTGGAACGGGAGATCGCCCGGGCCCGGGCGGAACGCCGGGGATAA
- a CDS encoding argininosuccinate synthase: MAKKTNVKKVVLAYSGGLDTSIILKWLTEEYDCEVVAYSADLGQGEELDFIPEKAKKTGASSCHIVDLKEEFARDFVFPMFRANAIYEGRYFLGTSIARPLIAKAQMEIAAKEGADAVSHGATGKGNDQVRFEIAYYHYDPAIKVIAPWREWDMKSRTDLENYAKKHGIPVPTSKKFPWSSDRNLLHISFEGDILENPWAEAPEEMYQLTVRPEDAPDQPEYVEIEFEKGDAVAVNGVRLSPAKLLAKLNEFGGKHGIGRVDLLENRYVGMKSRGVYETPGGTILEEAHRAVESICMDREVMHLRDSLVPRYADMIYNGYWFSPERQVLQTLIDASQQTVNGKARIKLYKGHCRVVGRDSASDSLFNVDFATFEKDDVYNQADAEGFIKLNALRLRIAAIQRQNKK, translated from the coding sequence ATGGCCAAGAAAACCAACGTCAAAAAAGTCGTCCTCGCTTACTCCGGGGGCCTGGATACCTCCATTATCCTCAAGTGGCTCACCGAAGAGTACGACTGTGAAGTGGTCGCCTACTCCGCCGACCTCGGCCAGGGGGAAGAACTCGATTTCATCCCGGAAAAAGCCAAGAAGACCGGCGCCAGCAGCTGCCATATCGTCGACCTCAAAGAAGAATTCGCCCGCGACTTCGTCTTCCCCATGTTCCGCGCCAACGCCATTTACGAAGGACGCTACTTCCTCGGCACCTCCATCGCCCGGCCGCTGATCGCCAAGGCGCAGATGGAGATTGCCGCCAAGGAAGGGGCCGACGCCGTTTCCCACGGTGCTACCGGCAAAGGCAACGACCAGGTGCGCTTCGAGATCGCCTACTACCACTACGACCCGGCGATCAAAGTCATCGCCCCCTGGCGCGAGTGGGACATGAAGAGCCGCACCGACCTGGAAAACTACGCCAAGAAGCACGGCATTCCTGTCCCCACCAGCAAGAAATTTCCCTGGAGCTCGGACCGTAACCTGCTGCACATCTCCTTCGAAGGGGATATTCTGGAAAATCCCTGGGCCGAGGCGCCGGAAGAGATGTACCAGCTCACCGTCCGTCCCGAGGATGCTCCGGATCAGCCGGAATATGTCGAGATCGAGTTCGAAAAAGGGGATGCCGTGGCGGTCAACGGCGTGCGCCTCTCCCCGGCCAAGCTGCTGGCCAAACTCAATGAATTCGGCGGCAAGCACGGCATCGGCCGGGTCGACCTGCTGGAAAACCGCTACGTCGGCATGAAGAGCCGCGGCGTCTACGAGACCCCCGGCGGCACCATCCTCGAAGAAGCCCATCGCGCCGTCGAGTCGATCTGCATGGACCGCGAGGTCATGCACCTGCGTGATTCACTCGTCCCCCGCTACGCCGACATGATCTACAACGGCTACTGGTTCTCTCCCGAGCGCCAGGTGCTGCAGACGCTGATCGACGCCTCGCAGCAGACCGTCAACGGCAAGGCCCGCATCAAACTCTACAAAGGGCACTGCCGGGTAGTCGGCCGCGACTCGGCCAGCGACAGCCTGTTCAACGTCGATTTCGCCACCTTCGAAAAGGACGATGTCTACAACCAGGCCGACGCCGAGGGCTTTATCAAACTCAACGCCCTGCGCCTGCGCATCGCCGCCATCCAGCGGCAGAACAAGAAGTAA
- a CDS encoding NUDIX domain-containing protein, with protein MLRPYDHLPMEFAKQPRIKTSVVACVIDEQDRVLLTRRCIQPFCSLWVMPGGKIDHGEAILAALHREVMEEVGITVRAEGLIDVYEHVGVGEKNDHFIILYYRASPLCLDLKPNGDECTEAIWVGKTELPRYPMPPGTRYILGKLFPELGWHETAPPERHPDEELLDENLPQVRPAEEG; from the coding sequence ATGCTGCGCCCCTACGATCATCTGCCCATGGAATTCGCCAAACAACCGCGCATCAAGACTTCGGTCGTCGCCTGCGTCATCGACGAACAGGATCGGGTACTGTTGACCCGGCGCTGCATCCAGCCTTTCTGCAGCCTGTGGGTCATGCCCGGCGGCAAGATCGATCACGGCGAGGCGATCCTTGCCGCCCTGCACCGGGAAGTCATGGAGGAAGTCGGCATCACCGTGCGCGCCGAGGGGCTTATCGATGTCTACGAACATGTCGGCGTCGGCGAAAAGAATGATCATTTCATCATTCTCTATTACCGGGCCAGCCCTTTATGCCTTGACCTCAAACCGAACGGCGACGAGTGTACCGAGGCGATCTGGGTCGGGAAAACCGAACTGCCCCGCTATCCGATGCCCCCCGGCACCCGCTACATCCTCGGCAAACTCTTCCCCGAGCTCGGCTGGCATGAAACTGCGCCGCCGGAACGCCACCCCGACGAGGAACTTCTCGACGAAAACCTGCCCCAGGTCCGCCCCGCCGAAGAAGGCTAA
- a CDS encoding fibronectin type III domain-containing protein, translated as MKSTLLYRLLPLLTCLLLALAGCGKKGPVKPLEKPLPASPQKLTAVQQGKRFQVAWDIPKINQDGSSLNDLQGFRVYKMRYNPADDCPECRDTSTLLLQVDLDFLKNAERRGDRLTIWDNVLQTGFGYQYRVTPYTTKNREGEPAIVRRPFLPTLAGPQWQEVSGHDRMARLLWKAPELPAAAELVGYNLYRLAPGEEPTSLPVNSSPLTDTKHEDFGLQNDVTYSYSLRAIVRLNETLVESEASQAIEVTPRVGR; from the coding sequence ATGAAATCCACCCTGCTCTACCGCCTGCTACCGCTCTTGACCTGCCTGCTCTTGGCGCTTGCCGGCTGCGGTAAGAAAGGCCCGGTCAAACCGCTGGAGAAACCGCTCCCCGCCTCCCCCCAGAAGCTGACGGCGGTACAGCAGGGGAAACGCTTTCAGGTGGCCTGGGACATTCCCAAGATCAACCAGGACGGCTCTTCCTTGAACGACCTGCAAGGCTTCCGGGTCTACAAGATGCGCTACAACCCGGCCGACGACTGCCCCGAATGCCGCGACACCTCGACCCTGTTGCTGCAAGTCGATCTTGACTTCCTGAAGAACGCCGAACGGCGGGGGGATCGCCTGACCATCTGGGACAACGTCTTGCAGACGGGCTTCGGTTACCAGTACCGGGTGACCCCTTACACCACGAAGAATCGCGAAGGCGAACCGGCCATCGTCCGCCGCCCCTTCCTTCCAACTTTGGCCGGTCCCCAATGGCAGGAAGTCAGCGGTCACGACCGCATGGCACGCCTCTTGTGGAAGGCGCCGGAGCTTCCCGCCGCCGCCGAGCTCGTCGGCTACAATCTCTACCGCCTCGCCCCCGGAGAAGAGCCGACCTCCCTGCCGGTCAACAGCTCCCCGCTGACCGATACCAAGCATGAAGATTTCGGCCTGCAAAACGATGTCACATACAGCTACAGCCTGCGTGCCATTGTCCGGCTCAACGAAACCCTGGTCGAAAGCGAAGCCTCTCAAGCCATTGAAGTCACGCCCCGTGTCGGCCGGTAA
- a CDS encoding RDD family protein, protein MNLTCPHCGFSKEIDPARIPSGMTRVICPRCKEPFPRPEAPAESAPDLVEETAVSAAAADAAVLPMEPTRTVPPAPPMTYAESLPKAGFWMRAVASLLDSLLLGLVQFVFSLILGLTAGTMLSGVEPHGEAFVGLMATLFGALVGLTYSVFFTGYCGQTPGKMALRIKVIRTTGEEIGYGRAFVREVPGKFLSSILLGIGYLMVAFDSQKQGLHDRIANTYVIKL, encoded by the coding sequence ATGAATCTGACCTGCCCTCATTGCGGATTTTCCAAAGAGATCGACCCGGCGCGGATCCCTTCCGGCATGACCCGGGTGATCTGCCCCCGTTGCAAGGAACCCTTTCCTCGCCCCGAGGCCCCTGCGGAAAGCGCCCCGGATCTCGTCGAGGAAACGGCCGTCAGCGCAGCGGCGGCCGATGCCGCAGTCCTGCCGATGGAGCCGACCCGTACCGTCCCCCCGGCACCGCCGATGACCTATGCCGAGAGCCTGCCCAAGGCGGGCTTCTGGATGCGCGCCGTCGCCTCCTTGCTCGACTCCCTGCTGTTGGGCCTGGTCCAGTTCGTTTTCAGCCTCATTCTCGGCTTGACCGCCGGGACGATGCTCTCCGGCGTGGAACCGCACGGAGAAGCCTTTGTCGGCCTGATGGCCACCCTCTTCGGTGCCCTCGTCGGTCTCACCTATTCGGTCTTCTTCACTGGCTATTGTGGCCAGACCCCGGGAAAGATGGCTTTACGCATCAAGGTCATCCGCACCACGGGAGAAGAAATCGGCTACGGCCGCGCCTTTGTCCGCGAGGTGCCGGGCAAGTTCCTCTCCAGCATACTGCTCGGCATCGGTTACCTGATGGTGGCCTTCGACAGTCAGAAGCAGGGCCTGCACGACCGTATCGCCAACACCTATGTGATCAAACTCTAA